From Amia ocellicauda isolate fAmiCal2 chromosome 12, fAmiCal2.hap1, whole genome shotgun sequence, a single genomic window includes:
- the arl2 gene encoding ADP-ribosylation factor-like protein 2 produces MGLLTILKKMKQKEREMRLLMLGLDNAGKTTILKKFNGEDVSTISPTLGFNIKTLEHRGFKLNIWDVGGQKSLRSYWRNYFESTDGLIWVVDSADRLRLEDCRQELSALLLEERLAGATLLVFANKQDLPGALSKDAIREALALDAIKSHHWCIMGCSAVTGESLLAGVDWLLDDIAARIFTAD; encoded by the exons ATGGGTTTGCTAACGATCCTGAAGAAGATGAaacagaaggagagggagatgcGGCTGCTGATGCT GGGGCTGGACAATGCAGGCAAGACCACCATCCTGAAAAAATTCAACGGTGAGGACGTGAGCACCATCTCCCCCACGCTGGGCTTCAACATCAAGACATTGGAGCACAGAgg gTTTAAGTTGAACATCTGGGACGTGGGTGGGCAGAAATCCCTGCGCTCCTATTGGAGGAATTATTTTGAGAGCACGGACGGGCTGATCTGGGTGGTGGACAGCGCTGATCGACTCAGACTGGAGGACTGCCGGCAGGAGCTGAGCGCACTGCTACTGGAGGAG CGGTTGGCTGGTGCCACTCTCTTAGTTTTCGCCAACAAGCAGGATCTGCCGGGGGCACTATCCAAAGATGCCATCCGAGAG gcACTGGCTCTGGACGCAATTAAGAGTCACCACTGGTGCATCATGGGATGCAGCGCTGTGACGGGGGAGAGTCTGCTGGCTGGGGTGGACTGGCTGCTGGACGACATCGCCGCCCGCATCTTCACTGCAGACTGA